The genome window TCGCTGGTGGTATGCTTCTGCTAACGATTGGTACCGTCGACGACTGGTACAAAACTAAAGGCAAAGATTTTCCTGCCCTGCCCAAGATGCTCGTACAAGTCTCTGCGGCAGTGCTCGTATTTGCTTCGGGCATTGCGTTCACCGGATTCGTGAATCCCTTCAACGCGGAATATGTCATGCTCCCGATCTGGCTGCAATTCATTCTCACGATCCTCTGGATCTTCGGAGTGACAACCGTCATCAACTTCTCGGACGGCATGGACGGACTGGCTGGCGGATTATCGGCCATCTCGGCGATTACCTTGTTCATCGTGGCCCTGGCCAAAGGACAAAGTGACTCCGCACTCATGTCGATCACTCTGGTTGGTGTGACTATCGGTTATCTGAAGTACAACAAAGCTCCTGCCAAAGTGTTCATGGGTGATGCAGGTGCTACGTTCCTCGGCTTCATTCTGGCGGTTATCGCTCTGGATGGTGCATTCAAACAAGCGACCATGTTGTCCATCTTCATTCCAATTTTGGCGCTCGGTGTACCAATCTTCGATAACATCTTTGTCGTGATCAAACGCTTCATTCAAGGTAAAGCAATCTACCAGGCCGATGCGAGTCAAGCCCATTATCGACTGCTGCGTGCCGGATTGAATCAAAATCAGGTGGTGGGTGTACTGTATCTCGTCAGCACCTGCCTCTGTCTTTCCTCCATCATATTGATGTTGGTAGAGATGTAAGTATCCGCAACAACGCGGTCATATCATTGAAAAAGAGACGAGTCCAAGATTTCTTGGCTCGTCTCTTTGTTATGTTTATCTGATTCGCGCTCACTGGCTCACACTTATCTCGAAGCCGCCGGCGGCAACGGTTGTTCATGTTGCTGCCGCCCTGTCCATCCCGGCCGATCAAGTTCAATGAGACGGCGGTATCGCTCTTCCCCGGCCAGCAGTTGTTCGTGAGAACCCTGCA of Paenibacillus sp. FSL R5-0517 contains these proteins:
- a CDS encoding MraY family glycosyltransferase, which codes for MVYILAFIVSFAVVVLLIPPLGRLAHRLDFVDKPREDVERKLHRQPIPLTASYAIFTGFFLTYIALTKEITWETAALVAGGMLLLTIGTVDDWYKTKGKDFPALPKMLVQVSAAVLVFASGIAFTGFVNPFNAEYVMLPIWLQFILTILWIFGVTTVINFSDGMDGLAGGLSAISAITLFIVALAKGQSDSALMSITLVGVTIGYLKYNKAPAKVFMGDAGATFLGFILAVIALDGAFKQATMLSIFIPILALGVPIFDNIFVVIKRFIQGKAIYQADASQAHYRLLRAGLNQNQVVGVLYLVSTCLCLSSIILMLVEM